In Manis pentadactyla isolate mManPen7 chromosome 8, mManPen7.hap1, whole genome shotgun sequence, the following are encoded in one genomic region:
- the MFSD13A gene encoding transmembrane protein 180, with protein sequence MGLGGPPAWMLGLPMAVVYGSLALFISVLHNVFLLYYVDTFVSVYKINKAAFWVGETVFLLWNSLNDPLFGWLSDRQFLSSQPRSGAGLSSRAVVLARVQALSWHGPLLALAFLAFWVTWAPAGLQFLLCLCLYDGFLTLVDLHHHALLADLALSAHDRTHLNFYCSLFSAAGSLSVFASYAFWNKEDFSSFRAFCVALAAGSGLGFVGATQLLRRQVEAVGREPECPALAVDGGICGEELLVGGKEPGSITLGQYLRQLAQHRNFLWFVGMDLVQVFHCHFNSNFFPLFLEHLLSDHISLSTGSFLLGISYVAPHLNNLYFLSLCRHWGVYAVVQGLFLLKLGLSLLMLLAGPDHHGLLCLFIASNRVFTEGTCKLLTLVVTDLVDEDMVLNHRKQAASALLFGMVALVTKPGQTFAPLLGTWLLCFYTGHDLFQQPPLAPVGSAQPWPEPPAPPPAQAPTLRQGCFYLLVLVPIICALLQLFTWSQFTLHGRRLHAVKAQRQNLSRAQTLDVKTV encoded by the exons atgGGGCTGGGCGGGCCCCCGGCCTGGATGCTGGGCCTGCCTATGGCTGTGGTCTATGGCTCCCTGGCCCTCTTCATCTCTGTCCTGCACAATGTGTTCCTGCTTTACTATGTGGACACCTTTGTCTCAGTGTACAAGATCAACAAGGCTGCCTTCTGGGTCGGAGAG AcggtgtttcttctttggaacaGCCTCAACGACCCCCTCTTCGGCTGGCTGAGTGACCGTCAGTTCCTCAGCTCCCAGCCCCG GTCGGGTGCTGGGCTCTCCTCAAGGGCTGTGGTGCTGGCACGGGTGCAGGCACTGAGCTGGCATGGGCCGCTGCTGGCACTGGCGTTCCTGGCATTCTGGGTGACCTGGGCCCCAGCTGGCCTGCAATTcctgctgtgcctgtgcctctatGATGGCTTCCTGACCCTCGTGGATTTGCAccaccacgccttgctggctgaCCTGGCCCTCTCAGCCCATGACCGCACCCACCTCAACTTCTACTGCTCCCTCTTCAGTGCGGCTGGCTCCCTCTCTGTTTTTGCCTCTTACGCCTTCTGGAACAAGGAGGACTTCTCTTCCTTCCGTGCTTTCTGTGTGGCCCTGGCCgctggctctgggctgggcttTGTGGGGGCCACACAGCTGCTGAGGCGGCAGGTTGAGGCAGTCGGCAGGGAGCCGGAGTGCCCAGCCCTGGCTGTGGATGGCGG CATATGTGGAGAGGAGCTGCTTGTGGGTGGCAAGGAGCCAGGCAGCATCACCTTGGGTCAGTACCTGCGGCAGCTGGCACAGCACCGGAACTTCCTGTGGTTCGTGGGCATGGACCTGGTGCAG GTGTTTCACTGCCACTTCAACAGCAACTTCTTCCCCCTCTTCCTGGAGCACCTGTTGTCAGACCACATCTCCCTCTCCACAGGCTCCTTCCTGTTGG GCATCTCCTATGTCGCTCCCCATCTCAACAACCTCTACTTCCTTTCCCTGTGCCGCCACTGGGGCGTCTACGCGGTGGTGCAGGGGCTGTTCCTGCTCAAGCTGGGCCTGAGCCTGCTCATGCTGTTGGCTGGGCCCGACCACCATGGCCTGCTCTGCCTCTTCATTGCCAG CAACCGTGTCTTCACTGAGGGTACCTGTAAGCTGCTGACCTTGGTGGTCACTGACCTGGTGGATGAGGACATGGTACTGAACCACCGCAAGCAGGCAGCCTCAGCACTTCTGTTTGGCATGGTGGCCCTGGTGACCAAGCCAGGCCAGACATTTGCCCCCCTGCTGGGCACCTGGCTGCTGTGCTTCTACACAG GTCATGATctcttccagcagcccccacTGGCCCCTGTGGGGAGTGCCCAGCCCTGGCCAGAGCCCCCGGCCCCACCCCCAGCGCAGGCCCCAACACTCCGCCAGGGCTGCTTCTACCTGCTGGTGCTGGTGCCCATCATCTGTGCTCTGCTGCAGCTGTTCACCTGGTCCCAGTTCACGCTGCACGGGAGGCGCCTGCACGCGGTCAAAGCCCAGCGCCAGAACCTGTCACGGGCCCAAACCCTGGACGTTAAGACAGTGTGA